A genomic window from Lotus japonicus ecotype B-129 chromosome 1, LjGifu_v1.2 includes:
- the LOC130734395 gene encoding uncharacterized protein LOC130734395 codes for MYDLKRNHWADFSYCGKNKFSIRIFDRLMNQISYGAGPSVRQPDVGSSGKNGEEVVVSDVGDKDEVGGEVPVDDVGGKVEVGGEVSVPVADVGDKDEDGVEVPVPVADVGGEIPLADVGGQFMDVDNIEENDVIMISSDDEEDDGIVQLSDEEEDDGIMQLSDGEEDDGVERVIHNFDKVISSSDSGGGQTMALPKLYVVNHIRANWENIVLQTPRGRTYSCLLKRRNPRKIDTPIHIAKDWYQYVKDHELKYRDVVHFRPVSTHNNLVNVTITRGQPYV; via the exons ATGTATGATTTGAAAAGAAATCATTGGGCAGATTTCTCCTATTGTGGAAAGAACAAGTTTTCTATCAGGATATTTGATAGACTGATGAATCAAATAAGCTATGGTGCTGGCCCTTCTGTAAGGCAACCTGATGTTGGGAGTTCAGGTAAGAATGGTGAAGAGGTGGTTGTGTCTGATGTTGGTGATAAGGATGAAGTTGGTGGGGAAGTTCCAGTGGATGATGTCGGTGGTAAGGTTGAAGTTGGTGGGGAAGTTTCAGTTCCAGTGGCTGATGTTGGTGATAAGGATGAAGATGGTGTGGAAGTTCCAGTTCCAGTGGCTGATGTTGGTGGGGAGATACCATTAGCTGATGTTGGTGGGCAGTTTATGGATGTGGATAACATTGAAGAGAATGATGTAATTATGATATCAAGTGATGATGAGGAGGATGATGGAATTGTGCAATTAagtgatgaggaggaggatgatggaATTATGCAATTGAGTGATGGAGAGGAGGATGATGGTGTGGAGAGGGTTATTCATAATTTTGATAAGGTCATTAGCAGCTCTGATTCTGGTGGAGGCCAGACAATG gcATTGCCTAAGTTGTATGTGGTGAATCATATTAGGGCAAACTGGGAGAATATCGTTCTACAAACCCCTAGGGGTAGAACTTATAGTTGTCTGCTGAAAAGAAGGAATCCAAGGAAGATTGATACTCCAATCCACATTGCAAAGGATTGGTATCAATATGTGAAGGATCATGAGTTGAAGTATAGGGATGTTGTGCACTTTCGGCCAGTTAGCACTCACAACAATTTGGTTAATGTTACCATTACCCGTGGGCAGCCGTA TGTATAA